The Streptomyces armeniacus genomic interval TGGCCAGCGCCCAGCCGGCGGGCAGCCAGGGCTCGCCGTAGTTGAGGTACGCGGTCCAGTTGCCGGCGCCGCGCAGCATCTCGGTGGCGGACATGGTGCCGGTGGTGGTGTCGGCCTGCTCGACGTACGGCATGAAGTCCTCGCCGTAGATGCCGAGCAGCAGCAGCGGTACGACCCACCAGAGGGTCGCCAGGATGACGCCCGGGGTCCACCAGGCGATGAGCGTACGGCGCCTGCGGCCCGTACGGCTGAGCACGTACAGCCCGACGGTCAGCAGCGACGCCAGCGTCGACGCCGCGTTCACGCCGCCCATGAACGGGATGATCAGCGCCGAACGGGCGGCCGCCACACGCGGCGACGCCGTGACGGACGTCAACGGCAGGATCACCCACGGCAGTACGGCGCCCGGCAGGGCGGCGGCCGAGGTGGAGCCGATGACGATGGTGAACGTCGGCCACAGCGCGTACACGGCGGCGCCGAGCAGCCGGGAGCGGGAGGTGCCGATGCCGAACCGCTCCGCCAGCCGCAGCGCGCCCCAGAACGCGGCCGTCACGACGAGGGACAGCCACAGCCGTTCGGCGAGCCAGGTGGGGATCTGGAGCAGGTCGGTCAGCGCGTAGTACGGCAGCATCGGGAAGGCGTAGCCGATGTACTGGTCGGCGATGCCGCCGAAGCCCGCCTGGTTGTGCCAGAGCTCGCCGAGATCGCCGAGGAAGCGCCAGGGGTCGGTGGCGACCCCGAGCTTCGTCTCGAACGTCATCTTGCCCGGCGAGGACGCGAGGAAGCCGACGAGCACGGTCAGCCAGGCGGCGAGCAGCCAGCGCCTGCCGCGCGGCCGGTCGTCCGGGGGAGGCAGCGCTGCCGTCCTGGCGTGCTGTGGCCTTCCCGGGCCCGCCGGGGCGGGCGGGCTGATTGCGCTCGTGGTCATTGTGGGCACCGCCGGAGGATGAGGAGGAGGTTCCAGGTGGCGAATTCGCGGAGGCCCGGCACGCGGGTGATCGCACCTGGCAGGAACGGCCAGTAGCGCGAGCGCGCGGAGAGGACCTCCACGTCGTCGCGGGCGCGTACCTGGCGGAGTGTGGGGCCGATGTGCACGGCGAAGAGGTTCTCGCCGAGGGTGTGCTTGGCCTCGCGGCCTGTGCGCCTGCGGTAGCGGGCGCGGGCGCGCTCGGCACCGAAGTAGTGCCAGGGGGCGGTCTCGTGACCGCCCCAGGGCGAGTACCAGTTGGTGAACGACACGTAGATCAGCCCGCCGGGGCGGGTGACGCGGACCATCTCGGAGAGGAAGGTCTGCGGGTCGGCGACGTGCTCCAGCACGTTGGAGGAGAAGCACACGTCGGCCGTGCCGTCGGCGAGCGGCAGCAGGTAGCCGTCGGCGAGGACCGCGCCCTCGGGCCGCCGGCCGCCCGCCAGCAGCTCGCTCATGTCGGGTTCGAAGAGGAAGCTCTGGGCGCCGCGGCGGCGGAACTCCTCGGTGAAGTGCCCGCTTCCGCCGCCGATGTCGACGACGGTCGTTCCCTTCAGCGGCTGGTACTGCTCGACCTGCTGGGCGGCGTCCCGGGCGAGCAGTCCGTAGCACTGCTCGGGCTCGGTCTGCTCCCGCATGAAGGCCCGGAAGAGAGCGAGGGATCTTCTGAACGAGGGGTCGCGCACGCCGTGTCAGCCTCGCTTCCGGCTCAGGGCGGGGGTGGCCGCACGTGCGTACGCCTCGGTCGCGACCGCACGGAAGCTGCGTACGGTGTTGGCCCACCGGAAGCGTCTGGCCCGCAGTTCGGCGGCGCGGCCCAGCGCCTC includes:
- a CDS encoding class I SAM-dependent methyltransferase — encoded protein: MRDPSFRRSLALFRAFMREQTEPEQCYGLLARDAAQQVEQYQPLKGTTVVDIGGGSGHFTEEFRRRGAQSFLFEPDMSELLAGGRRPEGAVLADGYLLPLADGTADVCFSSNVLEHVADPQTFLSEMVRVTRPGGLIYVSFTNWYSPWGGHETAPWHYFGAERARARYRRRTGREAKHTLGENLFAVHIGPTLRQVRARDDVEVLSARSRYWPFLPGAITRVPGLREFATWNLLLILRRCPQ